One stretch of Ptiloglossa arizonensis isolate GNS036 chromosome 7, iyPtiAriz1_principal, whole genome shotgun sequence DNA includes these proteins:
- the Herc4 gene encoding HECT and RLD domain containing E3 ubiquitin ligase 4 isoform X4 has product MFCWGSTIHGELGLGDIEDERILTPRMVDFKKAAEIEQIACGENYTIVITQDGQIYSCGNIDYGQLGHTKERKRLSLELIPGVDAFVFKKIACGAHHTLAVNEWGHLFSWGSNEEGQLGLNSKNIIECTPRMVKTLGTNVVVQVACGMKHALALTNNGELYSWGYNNEGQLGLGSDTEIEIKPKLVSSLVAVPIAFIACGGYHSIAISKSGSIFGWGQNTSGQLGLNDIRNRNVPSQLQTLQNAKVCYASCGKDFSVFLTLDGRVFTCGEGSYGQLGHGRDSKEILPRQVMELMGSTVTQISCGESHTLALVPSRGRVYAWGLGRSGQLGNGTILSAMIPKVVHGPWVSPNGVSTMDLDEESSLSETDYIVRHIFTGGNHCFATVVPRKDNIEPDDCRILGSSYQILRINEEQLMACQRVPSSPIDHDLMMYLETVFKSEACINGSFLLNNDNHYGCSSKQHGLDLDQASRSFGIIRELDNNAIQELIFTCISESLIPSFVSLSPSINYLESLRIYLILPLYHGFANPLNCNVLHKQFCKAVLTLKPKKLQVITKWWSNAPAHYFERLVRIHKSVVLEYVEQSKSNKEVSWDTTLQLVLDLLHLLNTLNYEGNIVPYATFHLPELVDFIDIRNDYTKWITEKESGSHQKVFCNYPFLLDAQAKTILLQTDQALQMESAMNVAQHYSPGGQMYSGPLILSALYSSNFVLLNVSRENIVADTLLVLSQYDSSDLKKPVRVKFHGEEAEDAGGVKKEFFMLLLKEILNPKYGMFKQYEETRIIWFTEDSYEDENMYFLIGVLCGLVIYNFIIIDLPFPLALFKKLLHEPVGLIDVKEISPILAKSMQSILDYEESNFEEVFCLYFEVVREVFGEKIIHELIPEGSKVPVTLKNKQQFVDLYVDYVLNKSVESHFQEFYKGFHKVCGGRVLELFHSYELMAVVVGNEDYDWEELERSTIYSEGYSKNDPTIILFWQVFRELTLEEKKKFLLYLTGCDRVPIQGMKAIRITIQPMPDERMLPVAHTCFNVLDLPRYQTRERLRYKLLQAIQQTHGFSLV; this is encoded by the exons ATGTTCTGTTGGGGTAGTACTATACATGGGGAATTGGGTTTAGGTGATATAGAGGATGAACGGATTTTAACTCCTCGTATGGTAGATTTTAAAAAAGCTGCAGAAATTGAACAAA ttGCATGTGGTGAAAATTATACAATCGTTATTACCCAAGATGGTCAAATATATTCGTGTGGAAATATTGACTATGGGCAACTTGGACAtacaaaggaaagaaaaagattaA GCTTAGAGCTGATACCTGGTGTAGATgcatttgtatttaaaaaaatagctTGTGGAGCGCATCATACATTAGCAGTAAATGAATGGGGACATTTGTTTAGTTGGGGGTCTAATGAAGAAGGACAGCTAG GtttaaattctaaaaatattattgaatGTACACCGCGTATGGTGAAAACACTGGGTACAAATGTAGTTGTGCAAGTAGCTTGTGGTATGAAACATGCACTTGCGTTAACCAATAATGGTGAATTATATAGTTGGGGTTATAATAATGAAGGACAACTTGGTTTAGGTTCTGACactgaaattgaaataaaacctAAACTTGTAAGTAGTCTAGTTGCTGTCCCTATTGCTTTCATTGCTTGTGGAGGATATCACAGCATAGCTATATCAAAATCAG GTAGTATATTTGGTTGGGGCCAAAATACATCTGGTCAATTAGGGCTAAATGATATACGGAATAGAAATGTTCCATCTCAGTTACAAACTCTACAAAATGCAAAGGTGTGTTATGCATCATGTGGTAAAGACTTTTCTGTATTTTTAACATTG GATGGTAGAGTATTCACTTGTGGTGAAGGATCGTATGGTCAGTTAGGACATGGAAGAgattcaaaagaaattttgccacGTCAAGTTATGGAACTTATGGGTAGTACAGTTACACAG atcTCATGTGGAGAAAGTCATACATTGGCATTAGTGCCATCACGGGGTAGAGTTTATGCATGGGGTTTGGGTCGGTCAGGACAATTGGGTAATGGTACTATACTTAGTGCAATGATTCCAAAAGTGGTACATGGACCATGGGTTTCACCTAATGGTGTTTCAACAATGGATCTTGATGAAGAGTCTAGTCTTTCCGAAACAGACTATATAGTTAGACATATTTTTACTGGTGGAAATCATTGTTTTGCAACTGTAGTTCCTCGGAAA GATAATATAGAACCAGACGACTGTAGAATACTAGGATCGTCTTATCAAATTCTTAGAATAAATGAAGAACAATTGATGGCATGTCAAAGAGTTCCAAGTTCACCCATTGATCATGACCTTATGAT GTATTTAGAGACAGTATTTAAAAGTGAAGCTTGTATAAATGGATCATTTTTACTTAATAATGATAATCACTATGGATGTTCAAGTAAACAACATGGACTGGATCTTGATCAAGCTAGTAGATCATTCGGAATTATTAGAGAATTGGACAATAACGCAATTCAAGAACTG atatttacTTGTATATCAGAGAGCTTGATTCCTTCCTTTGTTAGTTTATCACCTAGCATAAATTATCTAGAGTCATTAAGAATCTACTTAATATTACCTTTGTATCATGGTTTTGCAAATCCACTTAATTGCAATGTATTACATAAACAATTCTGCAAAGCTGTTTTAACATTAAAACCAAAGAAACTTCAAGTTATAACTAAATGGTGGAGTAATGCGCCAGCGCATTATTTTGAAAGATTGGTTAGAATTCATAAATCAGTCGTTCTTGAATATGTAGAACAATCCAAATCAAATAAG GAGGTATCATGGgacacgacacttcaacttgtCTTGGATCTACtacatttattaaatacattaaactATGAAGGAAACATAGTACCTTACGCTACGTTTCACTTACCAGAATTGGTAGATTTTATAGACATTAGAAATGATTACACAAAGTGGATTACAGAAAAGGAATCTGGTTCT cACCAGAAGGTATTCTGTAATTATCCTTTTCTTCTTGATGCTCAAGCAAAGACGATATTGCTTCAAACGGACCAAGCTCTTCAG ATGGAGTCAGCAATGAATGTGGCTCAACATTATTCTCCTGGAGGACAAATGTATAGTGGTCCATTAATTCTAAGCGCGCTTTATAGTTCTAACTTTGTACTATTAAACGTTTCACGTGAAAATATAGTTGCAGACACTTTATTAGTATTGTCCCAATATGATTCTAGTGATCTAAAAAAACCTGTTCGA GTAAAATTTCATGGTGAAGAAGCAGAAGATGCAGGCGgagttaaaaaagaattttttatgcttttattaaaagaaatactTAACCCTAAGTATGGTATGTTTAAGCAATATGAAGAAACCAGAATTATTTGGTTCACTGAAGATAGTTATGAGGATGAAAACATGTATTTTCTAATTGGTGTCCTTTGTGGACttgttatttacaattttattattattgatttacCATTTCCATTAGCACTATTCAAAAAGTTATTACACGAACCAGTTGGACTAATCGATGTTAAAGAAATATCACCAATACTCGCTAA aaGCATGCAAAGTATACTTGATTATGAGGAATCAAACTTTGAGGAagttttttgtttatattttgaaGTTGTTAGAGAAGTATTTGGCGAGAAAATAATACACGAATTAATACCGGAAGGTAGTAAAGTTCCTGTTACGTTGAAAAATAA GCAGCAATTTGTTGACTTGTATGTAGATTATGTACTGAACAAATCTGTGGAATctcattttcaagaattttacaAAGGTTTTCATAAAGTTTGTGGTGGACGAGTATTGGAGTTATTTCATAGTTACGAATTAATGGCAGTAGTAGTAGGAAATGAAGATTATGATTGGGAGGAGTTAGAAAGAAGTACAATATATAGTGAAGGATATTCAAAAAATGATCCTACTATTATACTATTTTGGCAAGTATTTCGTGAACTGACtttggaggagaagaagaagtttttattgtatttaactGGATGCGATAGAGTACCGATACAAGGCATGAAAGCAATCAGG ATTACAATACAACCGATGCCGGATGAACGTATGTTGCCCGTCGCCCACACATGCTTTAATGTCCTTGATCTTCCACGATATCAAACCCGAGAAAGATTACGATATAAGTTACTACAAGCTATTCAACAAACCCATGGTTTCTCGTTAGTCTGA